From a single Pseudalkalibacillus hwajinpoensis genomic region:
- a CDS encoding DUF3784 domain-containing protein produces the protein MVIAYLTGVKEQTWLLAGFNEKAIKDKQKLGRAAGRMFFLPLGVVLIAHAFTSYPYEKIVLVSVMLILLTVVYVYINHKLLQKKQEKYSILLMIGGWYYERGRHQNAFI, from the coding sequence TTGGTTATTGCTTACTTAACAGGTGTAAAAGAACAAACTTGGTTACTAGCAGGGTTTAATGAAAAAGCGATTAAAGATAAACAGAAACTTGGAAGAGCTGCTGGAAGAATGTTCTTTTTACCGCTTGGTGTAGTGCTGATCGCGCATGCTTTTACTAGCTATCCTTACGAAAAAATTGTATTAGTGAGTGTAATGCTGATATTGCTAACGGTTGTGTATGTGTATATTAATCATAAGTTATTGCAGAAAAAACAGGAGAAATATTCTATTCTGCTCATGATCGGGGGTTGGTATTATGAGCGAGGGAGACACCAAAACGCTTTTATTTAA
- a CDS encoding aspartyl-phosphate phosphatase Spo0E family protein produces the protein MLLQNLEQEIHTLRMVLYDLGKEVDDYSSGKILLLSKQLDEKIIQYQKLKEYKCRQ, from the coding sequence ATGTTGCTGCAGAACTTGGAACAAGAAATTCACACGTTGCGAATGGTGCTTTATGATCTGGGAAAAGAAGTCGATGACTACTCAAGTGGAAAGATCCTTCTTTTAAGTAAACAGTTAGACGAGAAGATTATTCAGTATCAGAAGCTTAAAGAATACAAATGCAGGCAATGA